Sequence from the Ammospiza caudacuta isolate bAmmCau1 chromosome 9, bAmmCau1.pri, whole genome shotgun sequence genome:
AGAAGACAGAGAACATTAATTTTCCCTAGTTAATGCTTAATTTCATCATACTTACGATCATTTTCAAAATGAGTTTGCAGTATTCTCAAGATCCTCTCTACTTCTTTTTCTGTAGCTTCTTGATGAGACTGCTCCATTTCTTTTAactgggaaaaagaaacagagattCACCTCAAATAACTGTTGTAGAACTACCAGAACATGCAAAGGGCTTCTTTTGAACATGTAACATTAACTTGAATTTTTCTCTGTACATGCAAACATAACAAACACACTTATGCAAACATGAGACAACTGTGAAGAGCTTTAGGTTTAATTCCCATCTGACAATGCCAGTCTGAAAGGCCATGGCTTGCATGTTTTGAGCCTGTGTACAGGTGTATCCTTACTTTTCAATAGCTCTGAGGAGCTGGGTCACACAGTGCTACAGTCTGCCAGTTTAATGAAGATAAGCATTTAGAAGCAACCCACAAAGTCTCCAGCTCCTCTTGTTCCCAGTACAAACTGTAACAAATCCTTTCTAGCACTATTTGGATTGAGCAGGCTGCCTTTTAAAAGGCAGCAATCAACCATTTGCCTCTATATCTTGGCATTATCACAGCCAAGGCTTCCCTGTAACAACATGGATTATATTTGCAGTTTCAGATGTGAGCCTCTTGCAGTATTCCCAgacttttgcttttctgctaGTGAATGACACAAAGAATAAGGAAATATAAAAAAGTGGTTATGTGAGCTAATTAGCTTGCTGCTATTAACCACATTTTAGTGCAAATGCCACACCCTGTTAGACACTTCTTAAAGAAAAATGGACACCACACTAATGTAAAgaagtttcttttttgtttccttcaaaGCAACAGGCAACAGAACAAGTAAGCTCATAACTTGAAAATCAGTTGGTAAACCCTACTTCTGAACATGAAATTGGTCTGTAAATCTTGCTTTACTTCCTTCCACTCAGTGAAATACTGCAGTCCACACAAAACAAATCAGGATGCCTAATAATGGATTAGTAGAAGCTCAGAAGGAAAGGGGCTGGTGTGTGTGTTTCCAACTCCAGCTGGATGGCTGTGGACCCAATGAAGGACTGTTGGCAGTAACAGCCAAGGAGTGCTGGTAATCACACACTGTGAGAAACAACAGGATATAGCTGGAGAAGGAGCCATATGAAGGTAGGGCAGCACTTTTCTGGGATGAACGTCCTTGTTCAGGCTCCTGGAGataagcacagcacagcacaagcaCTGAGGATCTTGGATGCCCCCCTCCCCTTAAGGGTGGGATGTCACAAATACTACACAGTTTATAAttacaaaacccaaaacaaaccaagattttaaagtgatttttaataaagataACACTTAACAAACCTGAGCAGGCATTGCCCGTTCTGCTTTCCCTCTGCTAGCTTTCTTCTGCCTCTCAATCCGCTGCTTTCGTACAGGAGGCTCAGACTTGAAGGATCCCATCCtaaccaaaacacaaagaacaCATGAAGCGCTCCAGCTGGAGAAATACTGTCCCTCTGGGCCGTCCCGGCGAGCTATCCAGCCAGCACCGCTAGCAGTAGGTGGGCGCTATCCCGATCTCCGCGGCTCGGGACAGCGCCTAAGGCGAACGCCCTGTGCCGTGACAGCAGCGCTACCTTGTGGTGGGACGTGCCTGGGCTTATGGCTACaggcagcagaaagagaagagCGCGCTCTCCCGCTGAGGCGAAGGCAGGTTTATGGATCCCAGGGGAAACCGACAGCCAAGAGAAAGAGCGGGAAGTTACAACAGCTTATAAGGAGGGAGGGAAACAAGGGAGGAGTCAGTCCTTGGATGAATAAGGTTTCAGAGGGGAGTGGGATACAAAGATTGACTTAGGGAGAACACTAATGGGGATAACTTGAGGGCGAGGGTGGAGCCCTGGCCCCTGAGCCAATCACTCGATGCTCCAGTTGAAGTTTCTAGAGAGTTCTAGAGAAAAGGGTGGGAGCGCTGAGTGATGGACAGGACACTGAGGAGGGATTTGAGAAAGAATACATTAATCTCCAAGGCAACTGGGGAGGAGTTGGGATAACTGGAAGCAcaaaggagggaagggagaacCCTTCCCTACAGACACAACACAACAAACGCAGACATGCAAATCTGGTTTATGCTGCATGCTTAGGAATCTTTATAGCGAGCAGTGGATCTCCTCAACAAAGCGCAAAGTGATGACTGATACCTAAAGCTTCATTGCATTTAGAGATTTCTGCAAAGAACCAGCCCCAAAAGTTGTTCCAGTATGTTGACAGCCTCATACCTTGTCAACACTCTGCTGTGACTTCAGTTTAACTCATTTCAAGCCAGGGCATCAAAGACAAGAATCAGCCAAGGCCATTACCTTGAGCTGCAGTACACACTACTTCCTTGAAGAAACTTACATGTAGTGAAAAGTGGGTGCTCTCCTGAAGTACTTGGGTGCTTCTTCCCCCATTTTCTGCCAGGCATGACTGGGTAAAAAATCACCTGGAACGTCCTCAGAGTCATCAGCTTCTTCCACTTCTGTGCGATTTATACCCATGAAGGTcagctgcaaaagaaaaaagctgcatTAAGAAATTACTTCGAGGTAAAGCAGTAGATACATTCATGGTGACACAATTGTTGTGTTTTCCTGATAAATTAGCATTTGATACCACTGCCTAGGAACTTTGACTTTCCTGAGGACACCATGAAAACAGATAAACACTCAAATTCACCCTTGTGTTCAGCAGCCAATGAAAGCCATAGGTAAACAAAACTGCTTAGATTGCAACACATTTTCAGTGATGTATGAAGTAGCAGAACATTACTCATATTGCATTTCAGAGCTCAGATGTCTCACAGTTTTTAAACACCACACACTCACAGGAAGCCCAGCCCCTCAAATATCACAGACCTTATCTGGCCTATCCCTGCATCCACCACTACACACTAACCCAGgaaaaaattttaattgaaCTTTATGTTTTTTATAGACTTAAGCAAACACTCATGATTCCTTGTTGAGCTGCTGTAACATAAGGAAGCATTTTCAAGGAGCAAAGAAGCCAACAGCCTGGTTAAAAGCTGTTCTGGTCCAACTCTTCCCCCCAGTACAAAGAGACAAACAGTCTGAAAGCATTCAAGTCTCCCAAAGTCCCATTTCATGTCAGTGACACAGGGCCTCAAGAACTCTATCCAAAAACATAGAAACCAGTGGACATGATAAAGAAACAACTTAGCTACTGAGAATGACTGAAAAAAGAGCAGAAGACTTTAAGAGCACAAACTGACAGAACCATAAAGGAGCAGCAGTGTAATAATGGGGGAGGTGTTTGCATTTAAAGTCAGATTTTCCCCTACTGCAAGTGCTTAATAGGTAGTTTAAGACAATTAACAACAGTCACCAGAAAGTTTATCAAAGAAATTGACAGGAAGAGCATTAAATTCCACCAGAACTGCCAAGTACTGCCTGACAATCTGAGGCTTTATAGTTCTGTAACAAACAGGACAAACCTCCAGCAGAAATGTTGGCCAATTCAGAGCCTGGAACTTACCAAGTCTTCTGCAAATGCTGTTGAATCAAATGCTGACATCTCTGAGTGTAACTCGTTGGCCTTCTCCTTTCCTATATTGGATGCTATGACAAGGAACTGGGCATCCAGTGCAGCCTCTCGTGCCCGGCAAACTGGCACAGAAAGGATTTTATGGTGATTAATATGAAATTATCACAAATAGAATTATCAGATTCAGCACAGGACTATCACAGGACTATCCTGGCTTTAGTGCTTTGGAAATCCTTTTATTGCAATGACCTCTAACACACATAATCCTCATaacaatatttatatttatatttatattttaaaaggggAAAGAATGACAAACCATGGAAAAGTAACAGATGATCTTGGACAACAAATCCATTTTTATTGACATGTCTTCCACCATTGCAAGTGAAAGAACCCCTCTACACTGCTATCTTGTATGTGTATTACTGATATACACTGTTCCAGTGAATCAAAATAAAGCAAGGAGTTATTTCTAAGAGCAAATAAACTGTaatgacatttattttctcacatCAACTTACTCAACCAATCTTCAACTTAACATttctattttataaaaattctgATTAAGTACTGGGACCTCACTCTTGCCCTCTTTCGTTTGTAAGCCATTATTGCCTCGCACTTGGCCAAACACATCAATGAAAGATCACAGAATTTGTTTTACCTCCATCAAAAAGTCTATTGGCTTCTTCCAAAGCTTCTGTCAGCCTATTGCTTTTTGAATTTAGCATGGATTCTCGATTTTCTGTGGGAAAAGACACAAAGGAAATCCTGAATTACTTAAACACAGAAGCACTGAGAAACACTGCACTTGTTTGATGCTGACTGGAggccaggtgcccaccaaagcttCATCACTCCTCAACTGGGccaaggagagaaaagagaacaaaaagctCATGGGTCTAGATAAGGGAAAGATCACTCAACAGTTACCTCACTGGCAAAACAGGCTTGACTTGGGGAAATTAGTGgaatttccaagaaaaaaactAACCAGTCCCTAAAACTGTATGCTTGGTCACTTCTATAAACAGGCTGATCACCCAAAAACTGCACTGCAGCCTCTTGTAAAACAACTGAACAAATTTATCAGGTATTTACTAAACAACTAATCCCACATGTTGCTGAACTTGGCAGTGCTACTGACACAACCACGGCCAcatttttgtaaagaaaaaagcaCAACTCACTCAAATGCACATAGGAGAAGGACTCACATACCTGTCTGGAGAAATGTTAAAAACTACAGAGCATTTTTTGGAAGTCCCAAGAATATCTTTCTGATCCAGGCACATAATGATACCTGCAGTTTCAAACTAAAGCTCAGACATCACGAAAGTGAAATTAAAGGATTTCGCCGCATCTCTAAAGTTCTACTGCACCAGCGCAGGCACCGCATGTGTGTTAATGCAGTGAACCCCTCGTAACCTCGCTAtcccaggggatgcaggagagGGACTTTGCACAGGACAGGGGAGAACGGCCTCACGCTGGAAAACGTTTAGATACAGGGTGTATCCAcagagtgcccagagcaggTGTAGCTGCCCCAGgatccttggaagtgtccaaggctaggctggacagggcttggagcagcctgggacagcggAAGGCGTCCCTGCCACTGCTGGAACGAGAATACCggtaaggtcccttccaggcaATCCATGATTTGCGATTCCCTGCTTCCTTGAGAGTCAAATTTCGATCTAAGTCCAAACCCAGAGCGTCGTTAGCCCGAGGAAGCGGAGTTGCCAGGAACGCTCCCTCGCCCAGGCGTTTCCCCTCACGCCGAGGAGCGGCCGCCAGCCCCGCAGGTCCCCCCGGCCGCCAGCCCGGACCGCCCAGCCGcagccccggcgctgcccccgccGCCTCCTTACGCTGCACGGTGGAGATGAGCTCCCGATACTGGCTGCGGATCATCCTGTTGTGCTCCCTGTCGTCGCCCTCGCCGATGTTGAGCTGCCGGAGCCTCTCGCCTGCCGCCTCCGCCGTGTCCTCCTGCGCGTGCGGCCGGcgcgagcggcggcggcgcaaGTCCGGCGAGGAGTCGCCGCTGCTGCCGGTGTGCGACATGGCGGCCGCGGAGCTGTCACCGCGAACCGCGGGATGCCGCCGGGGTGACGCCGGCCCGCGTGTCTGCCGGGCTTCACGCACCGACTCGAGCCTGCGCAATTCGCTTCAGAGGGTCTTGGTGGAGGGGTCTGCGGGCGCCGCCGGTGGTCGCTGAGCCCCTGCGCTCTGATCGCGATCTTCCATCTTGGCGCTGTTTGTCGCCCCGGTTCTGCGCTGCCTGTCCCCCGGCAAACAGGGTTGGGCCTTTCTGACTCGCCGTAGGGGCGGTTACCGATGCCTCAGCGTTCCTTTGCCATTTACTTCCTTCCCCGGAGTTCCGGTCGCTGCCCGGGGCCGGACGCCGTGAGCGGCGGCGGGCGGTGCATGAAGCCGGGCGTGGGCGGGGCCGCCGAGGCCGCTCCGCTGCGGGCGCGGCTCCAGCGGCGCCTCGGGAGGGCGCTGCGGGCGCGGAGAACCGCGGGCCATGAGGAGGGAGGCGGGGACAGCCAGCTCTGAGGGGAGCGGGTGAAAGCGAGAGGGAAAGGAGCCGACATCTGAGGGGAGCGGGGGAAAGCGAGAGAGAAAGGAAGCAACTTCtgaggggagagggggaaaggagcgCTACGATTGTCCCAGCGCCTCTAATACAGGGATGGGTCCATGGAAACGCCTGCGTTAGTCGCCGAGCAGGGATCTGTGCTCTggcaaatgaaataaattatagggtcatagaatggtttgggtcgGAAGGGACTTTAAGGACCATTGAttaaaatcatggaattatcagggttggaagtgaccttcAAGATTATCCAGTCCAGCTGCCTACCCGGCACTGTCACTGTAACCCTTAAAGCACATCACCCAGCTCCTCCCGAACACCTGCGGGGATGgcgactccaccacctccctgggaaccTATTCCTAATGCCTGAGCACCTAGACagtgaaaacaaatttttaatatCTAATCAGAATATCCCTGtctcagtttaaagccatttcctctGGTTGTCTCACTGCAGGCCCAGCAGAGACTGGTCCCACCTCGCTGCACCCTCCTGCAGGTCAGCGATGAGGACAGCGATGAAGGCCCCCGAGCATCCTTTTATTGAGCCTGAAaactcccagctccctcatccaTTCCTCAGAAGAACTCTCTGGAAATTCTCCAGCACCTCCATGTCCTTTCTATAGGGAAGGCCCCAACACTGAATGTACCTCTTGAGGTATAATGCTGAGAACAGAGGGATCATCACTTTCCTGCAAACGGTCCCTGCAAAATGGAAATCATAACACTTAGCCCTTCATTGTTGATTAATACTATTATGTTGTTCTAATTATTGTGGTGGGGGTTTTAAGGTATTTTTGggagtatttttttaaacatcttcATAGATCAGCTTGACTCAGTATATAGACGTGGATCTACTTCAGTTTGCCCAAACCAGTACTTCAGCTGGACTACAGACTGCAACTATGCACAAGCTACCTttcaaaatatgtttaaaatatgTAATACTTCAgattaatattaataaattatatttgagCTCTTGAACCATTTTCTATTCTTTGTGTGACTTGTAGAATGCTTTCAAATTTGCATTGCAAATTCAATATTAGTAATTTGCTTTCAGATGCTGACACAGAAAGGCTCAAGAGAGGATCCAAACAAGACCAGGGCCCACTGTACACTGCAGTACATAAACACATGGTAAAAATATTCAGGATGCAAATACAGGCTTAGCAAATGTGAATTACAATTTTTTACTGTCTTCTCACTATGCTTAATAAGAACTCAACATTCCCAATACTGCAGTACATTGcattgtgtttttgttttgagttCTGCTTGTCCAGATGAGCAGATGTGTGCTTTCCTAGCTATTACTGTGTATCTATGTCAATTGTTGCTGTCAGCAGTGAAAATAGTAAGTGAAAAAAGTGTCCTACATGCAGCTGACTGCAAGATTTTCCAGTTGCCTTTACACACAACACTATTTTTTGTCTGATGTTCATTCAGTTCTCATTCATGCACATACATAAAACCTTGTTCTCATTGAAGTCAGAAGAGACACGTAGAGGAATcctaaaataaacatttcagatGTAGCAGGAGAGTTTCATTGTGTGCAGTTTTCATCATTCCCTCTTTTGGTCCTCTCAGGGAGCAGAAATGAATGTAGAGTTTCTGGCATTTAGCAGCAGATCTCCAACCGAATTTCATGTAAAATTGTATAATTTTTATATACCATGATCATACAGATAGTGTATTTCAGCAAGCAAAGGTCAGTTTCCATTGTCACCAAATAGAGAGCAATAATGTGGTATTTTTATGGTGCTGAGCAGTGAATTACAAGAGGGATTCACAGTGCACCTCAGCTTGGGAACTACCCAGCACAATGGTGCTCTTATCTAGAGCCCCTAAAATGTGGATCCACCACTGTTTCATTTACTATCAAATCTATTTACTTGTGCAGTTCTGGAAATTGCCCTCCTGATCTGAGTATCCCTGATTTGCTAGCAGATGTTCCCAGCCATTAATGGAAAAAGATTTGTCTTTAAATGAGACCTTTTAGTCACCCCCAGAGTGTTGCTTATGATTTTAAAGCATAAACCTTTTTGCATTTCCCTTGAATACCCGAAAATAAATGCTCCTGTTCAGGATGAAGAGATAAAGCAAGAAATTAGTTGTCTAAAAACATGGCAGCACAGGATTGAAAACATCAGAAATAAAACATCTGAGATATTTGGCATTCaactgccagctctgcaagcaaaCACAGATGAGGGAAAACTTTTAATGAGTGtaggtaattttaaaaaattgttttagtAATGCAGAAGTGTGACTTAGTATACTTGGTTCTTGCagcagcttttatttctgtatttacagATAATCCTGTGGGAGGTGAAAATCTGGCACCAGATATTCCCTCAGCAGTGTGGATTAGGTTACAGCCTATCACATCACCATATACATTGTGCCAGTCTAAGGAGGTATTTTCAGAGACACATGAAAGAACAATTATTAATAGAACTATGAAAAAATATAGTCCCAGTTTGGTGAGatgtcaaggaaaaaaaccctgttagGATCAAACCCTCATTGGCACCAGGAGCCCTTTCTTTTTATGGACTTGGAAGGTTTCATTAAGTGAAAGACTGACACCAGGTCACTACTACAACATGTGGAAATCATGGTGCTGGAGACCAAAATGCTGAAAACCTTCCACTTTTTCCCCACAATCAAACAGCaatgtagaaaaataaaataaaataaaataaaataaaataaaataaaataaaataaaataaaataaaataaaataaaataaaataaaataaaataaaataaaataaaatctttgcaAGAAGGAGTAGGAAATATATGCATACATCAGTGGTGCCTCAGAGTGGAGAATAGCCAGACTGCTGCAGCCTTGGTGGTCCATCCAGAACATCTTGAATGGGGGaataaacaaattaaaagcaaatgtGGAACAATGTCAGAtttttgcaaaagcagaaagcCAATAAGTGTTATAAAGATTTGTGCACATATTTTGCATAACTGCACGGCAATTTTTTGGACATAAACATTTTAATGTGCTAATCATTTCTGTATTCACAGAAAATTCATAAATTCATTATTTCTTATAGTAATCTGTAGAAATTATCACCTCTTGGACCTTGCCAATACCATGCAGACAACTGACTTAAGCCTAAGCACTTCTGGGATAGGTTTAATCCTATCCCATCATATCTTGTACTGGtgtggatatatatatatttatgacTTTAAAGGCCTGTAATTCACACCCTATTAGGAAAGCAatgggtttttctttcctttctggaGCAGTGTATTCCAAGGGAGGATTTATAAAAGTGCCATGTAAGTGAAAACATGCTCTGCCTAAAGGACATTGCTGTGATTGGTGTGGGTTTCCCATTGCAGTGCCATTGCTTTGGGGTGTATGCTtgaggcagctctgtgctgaggcGGCAGGGGCTGGTTCCCTGAAAGGCTCTCACATCTCACACTCCATCTCCAACCACCCTGTGCAAAGCAGTGCTGAGAGCTCCAT
This genomic interval carries:
- the NSMCE4A gene encoding non-structural maintenance of chromosomes element 4 homolog A; this translates as MSHTGSSGDSSPDLRRRRSRRPHAQEDTAEAAGERLRQLNIGEGDDREHNRMIRSQYRELISTVQQNRESMLNSKSNRLTEALEEANRLFDGVCRAREAALDAQFLVIASNIGKEKANELHSEMSAFDSTAFAEDLLTFMGINRTEVEEADDSEDVPGDFLPSHAWQKMGEEAPKYFRRAPTFHYMMGSFKSEPPVRKQRIERQKKASRGKAERAMPAQLKEMEQSHQEATEKEVERILRILQTHFENDPNTPISYFDFVIDPNSFARTVENVFHVSFLARDGLAKIKLDEDALPIIEPVKPSEGGEEDSRAAAQNQVVISLDQREWKEIIETFQITEAMITPLYQSTEEEMETE